The proteins below are encoded in one region of Desulfovibrio sp. TomC:
- a CDS encoding outer membrane homotrimeric porin: protein MKRILTIALVAVFALGAFASAQAATEVKMTGDARIYGVFFADHNFTGWNNAAWSSNTPTYTGAGKKTEDRFEIWERFRLRSDFVANEAVKFRLGIKVEDTWGHGTLTAANPEVAIAVYQAYLQFKVPGCNDIEVTAGLQDIDLPISKMFYGNPVFGGDRIAALTVNAPLIDKTLSAIAGFGRLIDTNRTYDTTTTQVADELDAYFLALPITLDGFKATPWGTLVVAGKNAGYFTTSGSTFGSQSFAENLISAGSLVSPALWKNDQNVYWWAGSSFEVTALDPVKFYADVIYGAGAMSDRKKSKRQGWFIDAGIEYTGWDVLTPKVFGWWSTGEDGSTRNGSERMPQIRPNWGPGNSFLFDDSQELAKNSNMGMNPIGAYGLGASLDNITFIEKLTHRLTFTYLHGNNSAKAIRNLNALMGSNPYFVMGRDLTMNEYAMGVNFDNKYMIYENLAAVMETGWAHGEFQSSVWGHRLAAKSREDDSWKVAFGLTYKF, encoded by the coding sequence ATGAAACGTATTCTGACCATCGCCCTCGTCGCGGTGTTCGCCCTTGGCGCCTTCGCCAGCGCCCAGGCGGCCACCGAAGTGAAGATGACCGGCGACGCCCGTATCTACGGCGTCTTCTTTGCCGACCACAACTTCACCGGCTGGAACAACGCCGCTTGGTCGTCCAACACCCCGACGTACACCGGCGCCGGCAAAAAGACCGAAGATCGTTTCGAGATCTGGGAACGCTTCCGTCTGCGCTCTGACTTCGTGGCCAACGAGGCCGTGAAGTTCCGTCTGGGCATCAAGGTGGAAGACACCTGGGGTCACGGCACCCTGACCGCCGCCAACCCGGAAGTCGCCATTGCCGTCTACCAGGCCTACCTGCAGTTCAAGGTTCCTGGCTGTAACGACATCGAAGTGACCGCCGGTCTGCAGGACATCGATCTGCCCATCAGCAAGATGTTCTACGGCAACCCGGTCTTCGGCGGCGATCGTATCGCGGCCCTGACCGTCAATGCCCCGCTGATCGACAAGACCCTGAGCGCCATCGCCGGTTTTGGTCGTCTGATCGACACCAACCGCACCTACGACACCACCACCACCCAGGTGGCTGACGAGCTGGACGCCTACTTCCTGGCCCTGCCCATCACCCTGGACGGCTTCAAGGCCACCCCCTGGGGCACGCTTGTTGTGGCTGGCAAGAATGCCGGCTACTTCACCACCAGCGGTTCGACCTTCGGTTCGCAGTCCTTTGCTGAGAACCTGATCTCTGCTGGTTCCCTGGTCAGCCCGGCCCTGTGGAAGAACGACCAGAACGTCTACTGGTGGGCTGGTTCCTCCTTCGAGGTGACCGCTCTTGATCCCGTCAAGTTCTACGCTGACGTGATCTACGGCGCCGGCGCCATGTCCGATCGCAAGAAGAGCAAGCGCCAGGGCTGGTTCATCGATGCCGGCATCGAGTACACCGGCTGGGACGTGCTGACCCCGAAAGTCTTCGGCTGGTGGTCCACCGGCGAAGACGGCTCCACCCGCAATGGTTCCGAGCGTATGCCGCAGATCCGCCCCAACTGGGGACCGGGCAACAGCTTCCTGTTCGACGATTCGCAGGAACTGGCCAAGAACTCCAACATGGGCATGAACCCGATTGGTGCTTACGGCCTGGGCGCTTCTCTTGACAACATCACCTTCATCGAGAAGCTGACCCATCGCCTGACCTTCACCTACCTGCATGGCAACAACTCGGCCAAGGCCATCCGCAACCTCAATGCGCTCATGGGCAGCAACCCCTACTTCGTCATGGGTCGCGACCTGACCATGAACGAGTACGCCATGGGCGTGAACTTCGACAACAAGTACATGATCTATGAGAACTTGGCCGCCGTCATGGAGACTGGCTGGGCTCACGGTGAATTCCAGTCGAGCGTCTGGGGTCATCGCCTGGCCGCCAAGTCCCGTGAAGACGACTCCTGGAAGGTCGCTTTCGGCCTGACCTACAAGTTCTAA
- the recJ gene encoding single-stranded-DNA-specific exonuclease RecJ: MRKKWIFPQDGPPLAQAAALADTLGISPAIAALLANRGLTTAETMDRYLSPGLRHLMHPGEIPGLDAAAALLAQKLTQGRTVAIWGDYDVDGITGTALLLDFLREHGFTPLWRLPVRAEEGYGLNIAGIEELAAAGAEVLVTVDCGITSVAEVARAKELGLCVIVTDHHLPGPELPPADAVVDPKLADGPGTDLAGVGVAFFLAAALNRLLPGEPSDVRRLLDLVAMGTLADVVPLRGPNRILAKNGLLLLGEARRPGIHALKEVSGHNPKASLGASQVTFGLAPRINAAGRMGRPDAALDLLLAPDLDAARPLAADLDAENTRRRAEEDAILAEAMAQAEAAPGRFGLTLFAPHWHQGVIGIVASRVAERRYRPTLILTADPVKGLLKGSGRSIPECDLHGLLEEIADSLHAFGGHKQAAGLSLVPDNLPLVTERFDAAAACALGHAAPQPSLRLDGELSFGEVTATLIRELGLLEPFGCGNPEPVFASPPVQVQSRRVFGENHVALALRDVAAGVTLKGKAWRMAREIGQETAGTTVRVAYSPKITYFSGVPEIELRLRDLGGQDA, translated from the coding sequence GTGCGCAAAAAATGGATTTTCCCCCAAGACGGGCCGCCGCTGGCCCAAGCCGCCGCCCTGGCCGATACCCTGGGCATCTCCCCGGCCATCGCGGCCCTGCTCGCCAACCGGGGACTGACCACCGCCGAAACCATGGACCGCTACCTCTCGCCGGGACTCCGCCACCTCATGCATCCGGGCGAGATCCCCGGCCTGGATGCGGCGGCGGCCCTGTTGGCCCAAAAGCTCACCCAGGGCCGGACCGTGGCCATCTGGGGCGATTACGACGTGGACGGCATCACCGGCACGGCCTTGCTGCTGGATTTTCTGCGCGAACACGGCTTCACCCCGTTGTGGCGGCTGCCGGTGCGGGCCGAGGAAGGCTATGGGCTCAACATTGCCGGCATCGAGGAACTGGCTGCGGCCGGGGCCGAGGTGCTCGTCACCGTGGACTGCGGCATCACCTCGGTGGCCGAGGTGGCCCGGGCCAAGGAACTGGGCCTTTGCGTCATCGTCACCGACCATCACCTGCCCGGCCCCGAACTGCCGCCGGCCGACGCCGTGGTTGATCCCAAACTGGCCGACGGGCCGGGGACCGATCTGGCCGGGGTGGGCGTGGCTTTCTTCCTGGCGGCGGCGCTCAATCGCCTGCTCCCGGGCGAACCGAGCGACGTGCGCCGCCTGCTCGATCTGGTGGCCATGGGCACCCTGGCCGATGTCGTGCCGCTTCGCGGCCCCAATCGCATTCTGGCCAAAAACGGCCTGCTCCTTCTGGGCGAAGCCCGTCGTCCGGGCATCCATGCCTTAAAGGAAGTCAGCGGGCACAATCCCAAAGCCAGCCTGGGCGCGTCCCAGGTGACCTTCGGGTTGGCCCCGCGCATCAACGCCGCCGGCCGCATGGGCCGGCCCGACGCCGCCCTGGACCTGCTGCTGGCCCCGGACCTGGACGCCGCCCGGCCCCTGGCCGCTGATCTCGACGCCGAGAATACCCGCCGCCGGGCCGAGGAGGACGCCATCCTGGCCGAGGCCATGGCCCAGGCCGAAGCTGCGCCGGGCCGGTTTGGCCTCACCCTGTTTGCCCCTCACTGGCACCAGGGCGTCATCGGCATCGTGGCCTCGCGGGTGGCCGAGCGGCGCTATCGGCCGACATTGATTCTCACGGCCGATCCGGTCAAGGGCCTGCTCAAAGGGTCCGGCCGTTCCATTCCCGAATGTGATCTGCACGGTCTGCTGGAGGAAATTGCCGACAGCCTGCACGCCTTCGGCGGACACAAGCAGGCTGCCGGCCTGTCCCTGGTTCCGGACAACCTGCCGCTGGTGACCGAACGCTTCGACGCGGCCGCAGCCTGCGCCCTGGGCCATGCCGCGCCCCAGCCGTCGCTGCGCCTGGACGGGGAACTGTCCTTTGGCGAAGTCACCGCCACGCTGATCCGGGAGCTGGGGCTGCTCGAACCTTTCGGCTGCGGCAATCCCGAGCCGGTCTTCGCCTCGCCGCCGGTCCAGGTGCAATCCCGCCGGGTCTTCGGGGAAAACCATGTGGCCCTGGCCCTGCGCGACGTGGCGGCCGGGGTGACGCTCAAGGGCAAGGCCTGGCGCATGGCCCGGGAGATTGGGCAGGAAACGGCCGGGACCACCGTGCGGGTGGCCTACTCGCCCAAAATCACCTATTTTTCCGGTGTTCCGGAGATTGAACTTCGCCTGCGCGACCTGGGCGGCCAGGACGCCTGA
- a CDS encoding outer membrane homotrimeric porin: protein MKRILTIALVAVFALGAFASAQAATEVKMTGDAFVYGTFNANQNFTGWSTGSWDNNSGAYTGAGKQTEERFQIWERFRLRSDFVANEAVKFRLGIKVQDTWGHGTLTAANPAVSIEVYQAFLQFKLPGCDIEVTAGLQDLSLPQTAFFTDSVVFGGDRAAALVVSSPLIPDTLSVTAGFARMLDKNRTYDTTTTQVADEFDVYFLTLPITLEGFKVTPWGALGVAGRDANYFTAGSYGPNSTFADSLLSAGTFLTPTGMRNAQNAYWWAGGTFEVTALDPIKLYADVIYGAGNQGDRKKDQRSGWFIDAGVEYTGWDVLTPQVFGWWSTGEDSSNRNGSERMPSILSNWGPGNSFLFDDSQELLKQGNMGVNPIGSYGIGASLNNISFIEKLSQRVTFVYLRGNNSPNAIRGLNALMGSNPYFTMGRDLTTNEYVMGANIDSTYKIYENLSAVMETGWAHGQFQTSVWGHRLAEKSREGDAWKIAAGLVYKF from the coding sequence ATGAAACGTATTTTGACCATCGCTCTCGTCGCGGTGTTCGCCCTTGGCGCCTTCGCCAGCGCCCAGGCGGCCACCGAGGTGAAGATGACCGGCGACGCCTTCGTCTACGGCACCTTCAATGCCAACCAGAACTTCACTGGCTGGAGCACCGGCAGCTGGGACAACAACAGCGGCGCCTACACCGGCGCTGGCAAGCAGACCGAAGAACGCTTCCAGATCTGGGAACGCTTCCGCCTGCGCTCGGACTTCGTGGCCAACGAGGCCGTGAAGTTCCGTCTGGGCATCAAGGTCCAGGACACCTGGGGCCATGGCACCCTGACTGCCGCCAACCCGGCCGTGTCCATCGAAGTCTACCAGGCCTTCCTGCAGTTCAAGCTGCCGGGCTGTGACATTGAGGTGACCGCCGGTCTGCAGGATCTTTCCCTGCCCCAGACCGCGTTCTTCACCGACTCCGTCGTCTTTGGCGGCGACCGCGCTGCCGCCCTGGTCGTGAGCTCCCCGCTGATCCCGGACACCCTGTCCGTGACCGCCGGTTTTGCTCGCATGCTCGACAAGAACCGCACCTACGACACCACCACCACCCAGGTTGCTGATGAGTTCGACGTCTATTTCCTGACGCTGCCCATCACCCTGGAAGGCTTCAAGGTCACCCCCTGGGGCGCCCTTGGTGTTGCCGGACGTGACGCCAACTACTTCACCGCCGGTTCCTACGGCCCCAACTCGACCTTTGCTGACAGCCTGCTGTCTGCCGGCACCTTCCTGACCCCGACCGGCATGCGCAACGCCCAGAACGCCTACTGGTGGGCCGGCGGCACCTTCGAAGTGACCGCTCTTGACCCCATCAAGCTGTATGCTGATGTCATTTACGGCGCCGGCAACCAGGGTGATCGCAAGAAGGACCAGCGCTCTGGCTGGTTCATCGACGCCGGCGTCGAGTACACCGGCTGGGACGTGCTGACCCCGCAGGTCTTCGGCTGGTGGTCGACCGGTGAAGACAGCTCCAACCGCAATGGTTCCGAGCGTATGCCTTCGATCCTGTCCAACTGGGGCCCGGGCAACAGCTTCCTGTTCGACGATTCGCAGGAACTGCTCAAGCAGGGCAACATGGGCGTCAACCCCATCGGCTCCTACGGCATCGGCGCTTCGCTCAACAACATCAGCTTCATCGAGAAGCTGAGCCAGCGCGTGACCTTCGTGTACCTGCGCGGCAACAACTCGCCCAACGCCATTCGCGGCCTCAACGCGCTCATGGGCAGCAACCCCTACTTCACCATGGGTCGCGACCTGACCACCAATGAGTACGTCATGGGCGCCAACATCGACAGCACCTACAAGATCTACGAGAACCTGTCGGCCGTCATGGAAACCGGTTGGGCCCATGGCCAGTTCCAGACCAGCGTCTGGGGTCATCGCCTGGCTGAGAAGTCCCGTGAAGGCGACGCCTGGAAGATCGCTGCCGGTCTGGTCTACAAGTTCTAA
- a CDS encoding tetratricopeptide repeat protein, producing the protein MSQNNHDAPTSSPGNPAQAGKPRERIKGIFSTQAIQKVGTGTTTRRTIQKMYWFVEEDDAHVLEIQPLNKNYVPSGPKRKITLDELLEKFSPEPEFYVSTVYPRLRELNMVIQKGERHREKGESFSAELEFGQALAVDEDNIRANFGLGLTYLERGEANKADDIFQRLVRLDAAFEKDHKHLFNEFGINLRKNKMTDQALEYYTRAEALAIRDDNLMFNIARAHFDKKEYAQAMDYLQKALELNPDQPEARKFAEFLTSKGLAKADLPAASQSPDASPTEDAAAAAAAETPDLVARDDTL; encoded by the coding sequence ATGAGCCAAAACAATCACGACGCCCCGACCAGTTCCCCTGGCAATCCTGCCCAAGCAGGCAAGCCCCGGGAGCGCATCAAGGGCATCTTCTCCACCCAGGCCATCCAAAAGGTCGGCACCGGCACCACCACCCGCCGCACCATCCAAAAAATGTACTGGTTTGTGGAGGAAGACGACGCGCACGTTCTGGAAATCCAGCCACTCAACAAAAATTACGTCCCCTCCGGGCCGAAGCGCAAGATCACCTTGGACGAGTTGCTGGAAAAGTTTTCCCCGGAGCCGGAATTCTACGTCTCCACGGTCTATCCGCGACTGCGTGAACTCAACATGGTCATCCAAAAGGGCGAGCGCCACCGGGAAAAGGGCGAATCCTTCAGCGCCGAGTTGGAATTCGGCCAGGCCCTGGCGGTGGACGAAGACAACATCCGGGCCAATTTCGGTCTGGGACTGACCTACCTGGAACGGGGCGAAGCCAATAAGGCCGACGACATCTTCCAGCGGCTGGTGCGTCTTGATGCCGCCTTTGAAAAGGACCACAAGCACCTGTTTAATGAATTCGGCATCAATCTGCGCAAGAACAAGATGACTGATCAGGCCCTGGAATACTACACCCGGGCCGAGGCCCTGGCGATTCGCGACGACAACCTCATGTTCAACATCGCCCGGGCCCATTTCGACAAGAAAGAGTATGCCCAGGCCATGGACTATCTGCAAAAAGCCCTGGAGCTCAATCCCGATCAGCCTGAGGCCAGGAAATTTGCCGAATTTCTCACGTCCAAGGGGCTGGCCAAGGCCGACCTGCCAGCCGCCTCCCAGTCCCCGGATGCCTCTCCGACCGAGGACGCTGCGGCCGCCGCCGCCGCCGAGACGCCAGATCTGGTCGCCCGCGACGACACCCTCTAG